Proteins co-encoded in one Candidatus Omnitrophota bacterium genomic window:
- a CDS encoding NADP oxidoreductase: protein MAKPKIATASLAGCFGCHMSVLDIDERILKLIELVDFDKSPIDDIKKFTGRCLVGLIEGGCANEENVHNLKYFRENCDILISVGDCAINGGLPAMRNNIPLKECLDEAYLNGPTVYNPSGKIPSDKEIPLCLDRVYPCHEVVKMDYHLPGCPPSADTIWEALVALLNNKPLDLPYELIKYD from the coding sequence ATGGCAAAACCAAAAATAGCAACAGCGTCTTTAGCGGGATGTTTCGGGTGTCACATGTCTGTTTTGGATATTGATGAACGCATTCTTAAACTTATTGAGCTCGTTGATTTTGATAAGTCCCCTATTGATGATATTAAGAAATTTACAGGTCGCTGTCTTGTAGGATTAATTGAAGGTGGATGCGCTAATGAAGAAAATGTTCATAATCTAAAGTATTTTCGTGAGAATTGTGATATTTTGATTTCGGTTGGAGATTGTGCTATCAATGGCGGACTTCCTGCGATGCGAAACAATATTCCTTTAAAAGAGTGTTTGGATGAGGCTTATCTAAATGGTCCAACGGTCTATAACCCATCAGGAAAAATTCCATCGGACAAAGAAATCCCCTTATGTTTAGACAGGGTTTATCCTTGTCATGAGGTAGTCAAGATGGATTATCATCTTCCTGGCTGTCCACCATCGGCGGATACGATCTGGGAAGCGCTGGTAGCCCTTTTAAATAATAAGCCGTTAGATTTACCATACGAGTTAATTAAATACGATTAA